In the Magnetospira sp. QH-2 genome, one interval contains:
- a CDS encoding flagellar hook-basal body complex protein — translation MLYGMFSSAIMGMYSQAQTMSNIGTNIANVNTGGYKRTDTHFSTVLSERMQHEGDQGGIRPKEYNRISNQGNIVGTDRALDLAINGSGFFVLNTKADGSGDTFYGRDGSFHQESGELSSAVDNNGNTVQFKKGYLADKNGYFVQGWEADINGNFSPGGTLKPIRLDMFAYYDQPVSTTEANLHLNLPADAVPGENFRYSAAVFDSLGATQAVTYNFTKTDTENEWTVQGTYDTLPTAQVNSVSLSAGQTDTLTLTGTVEAGDTYTASINGNAVNYVVLPGDVTIDDVRTGLMNAINASGTVNTIVAATAGALPGQMVLNSVAAGATFTTTTSATNAGIATDEAIAVSSGSSIEAGDVYTVTIDGTAVSYTALGTETDMDGVRDGLVAAINAHATVSTKVTATPSTTTGEITLTAATAGTAFDATVSATNGGAIADNSITTAITTANLSATPTTTSKSTFVFDGQGKLSEIRTGAAQAQVNTLTLTGGVIEAGDTYTATIGTTDVTYTTLGTEADIDAVRDALMNAINADATAGATVVATAGANPGEIVLTANTPGTPFTIGFNAANGGATADNAIAGVNTTPNKVNLPSSNPATTLTNSFTWANGGTATTAFDFTDTTQFASDDLVQLYYDRNGNTGGQLSGITFDTFGVAVGSFSNGTSRALYKLPLAQFVNPDLLSIYDGNVYGINDNVLAPSLVSAELDGFATFTPNAKELSNVDIGDEFSKIIMTQNAYNSSATVFKTVDEMTVVAKDLIR, via the coding sequence ATGTTGTACGGCATGTTTTCATCCGCGATTATGGGCATGTACTCCCAGGCTCAGACCATGAGTAACATCGGCACCAATATCGCCAATGTGAATACAGGCGGCTACAAACGCACCGACACGCACTTCTCCACGGTGCTCAGCGAGCGGATGCAGCACGAAGGCGATCAAGGCGGAATCAGACCTAAGGAATACAATCGGATTTCCAATCAGGGCAATATTGTCGGCACCGACAGAGCCTTGGACCTGGCCATCAACGGCTCCGGTTTTTTCGTTTTGAACACCAAAGCGGATGGGAGCGGTGATACTTTTTACGGACGCGACGGCTCGTTCCATCAGGAAAGTGGCGAATTGTCCTCCGCCGTTGATAACAATGGCAATACCGTCCAATTCAAGAAAGGCTATCTGGCCGATAAGAACGGTTATTTCGTGCAAGGCTGGGAAGCCGACATCAACGGCAATTTCTCTCCAGGAGGTACCTTGAAGCCCATCCGCCTGGATATGTTCGCCTATTATGACCAGCCGGTTTCGACCACGGAGGCCAACCTGCACCTCAATCTGCCCGCCGATGCGGTGCCCGGTGAGAATTTCCGTTATAGCGCGGCGGTGTTTGACAGCCTGGGCGCTACTCAGGCCGTAACCTATAACTTCACCAAGACCGATACGGAAAACGAATGGACGGTGCAGGGCACTTACGACACCTTGCCCACGGCCCAGGTGAATTCGGTTTCCCTAAGCGCTGGGCAGACCGACACCCTTACTCTCACCGGAACCGTCGAGGCTGGTGATACCTACACGGCATCCATCAACGGCAACGCGGTTAACTATGTCGTCCTTCCCGGGGATGTCACCATTGACGATGTGCGCACCGGCTTGATGAATGCCATCAATGCAAGTGGTACCGTCAATACAATTGTCGCGGCCACGGCCGGGGCATTGCCGGGACAGATGGTTCTCAACTCCGTGGCTGCCGGCGCCACTTTCACAACCACGACCAGCGCCACCAATGCCGGCATCGCCACTGACGAAGCCATTGCGGTGAGTAGCGGCAGTTCCATTGAAGCTGGGGACGTCTATACCGTGACCATCGATGGCACGGCGGTAAGCTACACGGCATTGGGCACCGAGACCGATATGGACGGGGTCCGCGACGGACTGGTCGCGGCCATCAATGCCCACGCCACCGTCAGCACCAAGGTCACCGCAACGCCAAGTACAACCACCGGCGAAATCACCCTGACCGCCGCCACGGCAGGCACGGCCTTCGACGCCACGGTCTCGGCCACCAATGGCGGCGCCATTGCCGACAACAGCATCACGACCGCCATCACCACCGCCAATCTGAGTGCAACGCCGACCACCACTTCCAAGTCCACATTTGTTTTTGATGGCCAAGGCAAGCTCTCGGAGATTCGCACCGGCGCGGCGCAAGCCCAGGTCAATACTCTTACCCTGACCGGCGGTGTTATCGAGGCCGGTGATACCTATACGGCGACCATCGGCACCACCGATGTCACCTATACGACTTTGGGGACGGAAGCGGATATCGATGCCGTCCGTGACGCTCTGATGAATGCGATCAACGCCGATGCCACCGCCGGCGCGACGGTTGTCGCCACGGCGGGAGCGAACCCTGGCGAAATCGTGCTAACCGCGAACACGCCCGGTACGCCGTTCACCATCGGATTCAATGCCGCCAATGGTGGGGCGACCGCCGACAATGCCATCGCCGGGGTGAATACGACACCCAACAAAGTCAACCTGCCCTCGAGCAATCCGGCCACGACACTGACCAATTCCTTTACTTGGGCCAATGGCGGCACGGCCACCACCGCCTTCGATTTCACCGATACCACCCAGTTTGCCTCCGATGATCTGGTACAGCTCTACTACGACAGAAACGGCAATACCGGCGGGCAATTGAGCGGTATTACCTTCGATACCTTCGGGGTGGCGGTTGGCTCCTTCTCCAACGGCACCTCGCGGGCCTTGTACAAGCTGCCTTTGGCCCAGTTCGTCAATCCGGATCTGCTCAGCATCTATGACGGCAATGTTTACGGGATCAATGACAACGTGCTGGCCCCGTCCTTGGTTTCGGCGGAATTGGATGGTTTCGCCACCTTTACGCCCAACGCCAAAGAGCTTTCAAACGTTGACATCGGCGATGAATTCTCCAAGATCATCATGACTCAAAACGCCTATAATTCCTCTGCCACGGTATTCAAGACCGTGGACGAAATGACGGTGGTGGCCAAGGACCTGATCCGCTGA
- the dksA gene encoding RNA polymerase-binding protein DksA codes for MNVTLPPDYRPSDDEEFMNPTMEEYFRVKLMKWRNELLEASQETLSHLQEGGILEPDIADRATIETDRSLELRTRDRARKLISKIDEALERLDEGSYGYCEETHEPIGVRRLEARPIATMSIEAQERHERMERTHRDD; via the coding sequence ATGAACGTTACTCTGCCCCCGGATTATAGACCCTCGGATGACGAGGAATTCATGAACCCGACCATGGAAGAATACTTCCGTGTGAAGCTCATGAAATGGCGGAACGAGCTTCTCGAAGCCTCGCAGGAAACGCTGAGTCACTTGCAAGAAGGCGGCATCCTGGAGCCGGATATTGCCGACCGCGCGACCATTGAGACGGATCGTTCCTTGGAGTTACGGACCCGGGATCGGGCGCGCAAGCTGATCTCCAAGATCGACGAGGCTTTGGAGCGATTGGACGAGGGATCTTACGGCTACTGCGAGGAGACTCACGAGCCCATCGGCGTGCGCCGGTTGGAAGCCAGACCCATCGCTACCATGAGCATCGAGGCCCAAGAGCGCCACGAGCGGATGGAACGAACCCACCGCGACGACTAG
- a CDS encoding flagellar assembly protein FliX encodes MKVTGPGASRGVGPADRKKKADSSGSSDFAEHLQDAAEPAAAGSSYGAGAVSSVNAVLAAQEVPDATQERARNLVRRRGENLLDRLERIRIQLLSGRLSKDELAQLAHALREKRPQVSDPMLIEIMDEIELRVQVEIAKYTRTS; translated from the coding sequence ATGAAGGTTACCGGGCCCGGCGCCTCACGCGGGGTTGGCCCGGCGGATCGCAAGAAAAAAGCTGATAGCAGCGGTTCTTCTGATTTCGCGGAGCATCTTCAAGATGCGGCGGAACCGGCGGCGGCCGGCAGCTCCTATGGTGCCGGAGCCGTGAGTTCGGTCAATGCGGTGCTGGCGGCGCAAGAGGTCCCGGACGCCACGCAGGAGCGGGCGCGCAATTTGGTGCGCCGACGGGGGGAGAATCTTCTCGACCGGCTGGAGCGGATCCGTATCCAGTTATTGAGCGGCCGCCTATCCAAGGACGAGCTGGCACAACTGGCTCATGCCCTGCGCGAGAAGCGGCCCCAGGTGTCTGATCCGATGCTGATCGAGATCATGGACGAAATCGAATTGCGGGTCCAAGTGGAAATTGCCAAGTACACCCGCACATCCTGA
- the flgH gene encoding flagellar basal body L-ring protein FlgH: protein MKKSIQRTALKALVIATVAASATACNTISRISTIGDGPELSEIQNPTARRDYQPVSMPMPAPKLATSNPNSLWRAGARAFFKDQRAKEVGDILTLALALDDSASISNTTERERADTEDTDVTNLLGLEAEFTNYLPEGLNAASVMSFGNAHKTKGDGSLDRSEEINLTLAAVITQVLPNGNLVIFGRQEMKVNFEMRELAVTGIIRPEDIDYANSVSHEKIAEMRVAYGGRGTLSDLQQPRWGTQLWDIVFPF, encoded by the coding sequence ATGAAAAAATCCATCCAACGCACCGCCCTCAAGGCTCTGGTTATCGCGACCGTCGCCGCCAGTGCCACGGCATGCAATACCATCAGCCGAATCTCAACCATCGGAGACGGTCCGGAGCTGAGTGAAATTCAGAACCCCACCGCCCGTCGAGACTATCAACCGGTCAGCATGCCCATGCCGGCCCCGAAATTGGCCACCAGCAATCCCAACTCCCTATGGCGCGCCGGTGCCCGGGCCTTTTTCAAGGACCAGCGGGCCAAGGAAGTGGGCGACATTCTGACCCTCGCCCTCGCCCTGGACGACAGCGCGTCCATATCCAATACCACCGAACGGGAAAGAGCCGATACCGAGGATACGGATGTCACCAACCTGCTGGGTCTGGAAGCGGAATTCACCAATTATCTGCCAGAAGGCCTGAATGCCGCTTCGGTCATGAGCTTCGGCAATGCCCACAAGACCAAGGGTGATGGCTCTTTGGATCGTTCGGAAGAGATCAACCTGACCCTGGCCGCCGTGATTACCCAGGTGCTGCCCAACGGCAATCTCGTGATTTTCGGGCGCCAGGAAATGAAGGTGAACTTCGAAATGCGGGAACTGGCCGTCACCGGCATCATCCGCCCCGAAGACATCGACTACGCCAACAGCGTTTCCCATGAGAAGATCGCCGAGATGCGCGTTGCCTATGGCGGCCGCGGAACCCTCAGCGACCTGCAGCAACCGCGCTGGGGCACGCAACTCTGGGATATCGTTTTCCCGTTCTAG